A genomic region of Zingiber officinale cultivar Zhangliang unplaced genomic scaffold, Zo_v1.1 ctg133, whole genome shotgun sequence contains the following coding sequences:
- the LOC122036130 gene encoding auxin-responsive protein SAUR68-like: MLNAKKLIKMVRQWQKVAALGRKRITSDCRSGEVQRCSAASVASKGHVFVYTADGQRFMVPLKYLSSGVFRELLRRSEEEFGLPADGPITLPCGAACMESVISLLHGRGTRDVERAVLESICSGGRCTSEAAAGAGGNSRQLILYGF; the protein is encoded by the coding sequence ATGCTGAACGCCAAGAAGCTCATCAAGATGGTGAGGCAGTGGCAGAAGGTGGCCGCCCTCGGCAGGAAGAGGATCACGTCGGACTGCAGGAGCGGAGAAGTGCAGCGGTGCTCTGCGGCTTCGGTGGCAAGCAAAGGACACGTGTTCGTGTACACTGCTGACGGGCAGCGCTTCATGGTGCCACTGAAGTACCTGAGCAGCGGAGTCTTCCGGGAGCTACTGCGGCGGTCGGAGGAGGAGTTTGGGTTGCCGGCCGACGGCCCCATCACGCTCCCCTGCGGCGCTGCGTGCATGGAGTCCGTCATCAGCTTGCTCCACGGCCGGGGCACGAGGGACGTGGAGAGGGCCGTGCTCGAGTCGATCTGCAGCGGTGGAAGGTGCACGTCGGAGGCTGCCGCCGGAGCAGGAGGGAACAGCCGGCAGCTAATCCTCTATGGCTTCTGA